The proteins below come from a single Tachypleus tridentatus isolate NWPU-2018 chromosome 13, ASM421037v1, whole genome shotgun sequence genomic window:
- the LOC143238416 gene encoding leucine-rich repeat neuronal protein 1-like encodes MTTWVALAFLMPLIAWTEVLSSDISCPVTCNCLLLIVNCSSRGLLSLPAEIPLKTESLLVSENQITNFDNKMPFLPRLLELNLSNNQIKQLGRISIFQNLTELRLLDLSKNKFRSLFNGVFCSLHKLETLIIADGHLKFIDKHVFDDMKMLKHLNLKGNSIHSMSISWFYDLKNLEVLELDNNEIFYLNSDTFSVVNNLLYLSLSHNRIRGISKNAFMGLRSLKTLLLNHNYVTNVPSVALQPMKQLKVLVLDANPITQLGTSNFNGFAVEEISLSNTNTLQMIDRGAFRDLVSLEKVFLHNNLNLQYVDPQAFINVPKLKILLLHKNNLSALSHEIVNRRPTVHLTLYGNPLLCDCNIRWIRKTLEQKDNSSVVFLDSDELRCFQHQNLNSFPLKSLDLANISAQCEPVLVDSHNETIEKKIGESHEFECRALGIPQPRLYWILPSGDVVNESNNGLQAHRKHPGTLALYHLKPQNSGIYQCVAENSVGFVSKNIALQVENVDIGLFPQRVSSTFVTVVWNGTARNNFPEYDILYRIDNQPREKYKTVTVSYVYRSYTINNLEPDTSYKFCIAVKDEEDGDYIQLSCTHVQTKDLSFIMQGIYTSSNVAVAVVLGIVGGLLLTVCFVSMVARKYRQRHYETPEKSLIGHMAHVPPENFNSPLMSRVWSCR; translated from the coding sequence ATGACCACGTGGGTTGCCTTGGCATTTCTTATGCCACTAATAGCATGGACGGAAGTTCTTAGTTCGGATATCAGCTGTCCGGTTACGTGTAATTGCTTACTTCTCATAGTGAATTGCTCATCTCGTGGATTACTTAGTTTGCCTGCTGAAATTCCTCTGAAGACGGAATCTCTGCTTGTATCTGAGAACCAAATTACAAACTTCGACAACAAAATGCCATTTCTCCCTCGATTATTAGAACTGAACTTATCTAATAACCAAATTAAGCAACTAGGTAGAATCTCAATCTTCCAAAACCTGACAGAGCTGCGATTACTTGACCTGTCTAAAAATAAGTTTCGAAGCTTATTCAATGGAGTCTTCTGCAGTTTACACAAATTGGAAACTTTAATCATTGCAGACGGTCACCTCAAGTTTATTGACAAGCATGTATTTGATGATATGAAAATGCTTAAACACCTAAATCTGAAGGGAAATTCAATCCATTCAATGTCCATATCTTGGTTTTATGATCTAAAGAACCTAGAAGTCCTAGAACTTGACAATAACGAGATTTTCTATTTAAACAGTGACACATTTTCAGTTGTAAATAACCTCCTCTACCTATCTTTGTCTCATAACAGAATCAGAGGAATTAGCAAAAATGCTTTTATGGGTCTTCGTAGTCTAAAAACTCTGCTACTTAATCACAATTACGTCACCAACGTTCCTTCAGTAGCTCTTCAACCCATGAAGCAACTGAAAGTTCTTGTTCTTGATGCTAACCCCATTACTCAGCTAGGGACGAGCAATTTTAATGGATTTGCTGTTGAGGAAATTTCACTGTCAAACACGAATACTCTTCAGATGATAGACCGTGGAGCATTTCGGGACTTAGTTAGCCTGGAGAAGGTGTTTCTTCACAACAACCTAAATTTGCAGTATGTAGATCCTCAAGCTTTCATCAATGTACCGAAACTAAAGATTCTTTTGTTGCATAAAAATAACCTCTCAGCTTTAAGTCATGAAATCGTTAACCGACGTCCAACCGTCCACCTCACCTTATACGGCAACCCTCTTCTTTGCGATTGTAACATTCGTTGGATCCGAAAAACACTCGAACAAAAGGACAACTCCTCAGTAGTTTTCTTAGATTCGGACGAGTTAAGATGCTTTCAGCATCAAAATCTGAACTCCTTTCCTCTCAAGTCCTTGGACCTTGCCAATATATCTGCTCAGTGTGAACCTGTCCTAGTTGACTCCCACAATGAAACTATTGAGAAAAAGATTGGAGAGTCGCACGAATTTGAATGTCGTGCTTTAGGGATTCCGCAGCCCAGACTATACTGGATTTTACCTTCTGGGGATGTAGTGAATGAATCAAACAACGGCCTTCAGGCCCATAGAAAACATCCCGGTACATTAGCTTTGTACCATTTGAAGCCTCAAAATTCCGGAATTTATCAGTGTGTTGCCGAAAACTCAGTGGGTTTCGTGTCGAAGAACATTGCTCTTCAGGTTGAAAATGTAGACATCGGTCTATTTCCTCAGCGAGTATCTTCCACATTCGTGACAGTTGTGTGGAATGGCACAGCGCGGAACAACTTTCCAGAGTATGATATACTCTATAGAATTGATAACCAACCAAGGgagaaatataaaacagtcaCAGTAAGTTATGTGTACCGTTCGTACACTATTAATAACCTTGAACCAGATACCAGCTACAAGTTCTGCATTGCTGTAAAGGATGAAGAAGATGGGGACTACATCCAGCTGTCTTGTACTCATGTACAGACAAAAGACCTTAGTTTCATCATGCAAGGCATCTACACTTCAAGCAATGTAGCGGTTGCAGTAGTGCTAGGAATTGTGGGTGGATTATTGCTAACCGTCTGTTTTGTTTCTATGGTAGCCAGAAAGTACAGACAAAGGCATTACGAAACACCCGAAAAATCTCTTATTGGTCATATGGCCCACGTTCCTCCAGAGAACTTTAACAGCCCTTTGATGTCAAGAGTTTGGTCCTgtagataa